In one window of Musa acuminata AAA Group cultivar baxijiao chromosome BXJ3-2, Cavendish_Baxijiao_AAA, whole genome shotgun sequence DNA:
- the LOC135631413 gene encoding uncharacterized protein LOC135631413 has protein sequence MANPRWNSQTNGYDTAIWAAKIAFCFLGILSFGAAARAAIPAAAGALASAVPGFWEFLRSWLAPPYLFIAVHLIILVIWKLSDQKQEHHQHREQWAAAERMAEPENPAKVKSFEPLHISPVPILRKPSPEMWRDEISPSLTTPGVRALDPGEFSTSDASCVTTESGEISTASSASAVKKSVEPESMSSLTVKKDEDEAAAAATAAGTANDSMEATWKAIMEKSPRAAEVPPPTASSGRGSRQPVAPPSSTGQDELNRRCDDFIKKNYEQIRFLSSRRL, from the coding sequence ATGGCGAATCCGCGATGGAATTCTCAGACAAATGGATATGACACTGCGATTTGGGCCGCCAAGATCGCTTTTTGCTTCCTcggcatcctctccttcggcgcagCAGCCAGGGCCGCCATCCCTGCTGCTGCCGGGGCGCTGGCCTCCGCGGTCCCTGGCTTCTGGGAGTTCCTTCGCTCTTGGCTCGCGCCTCCGTACCTGTTCATCGCCGTCCATTTGATCATCCTTGTCATCTGGAAGCTCTCCGATCAgaagcaggagcatcaccaacacCGCGAGCAATGGGCGGCGGCGGAGCGCATGGCGGAGCCTGAGAATCCTGCAAAGGTCAAATCTTTCGAGCCTTTGCATATTTCTCCCGTGCCCATTCTCCGGAAACCCTCGCCGGAGATGTGGCGCGACGAGATCTCGCCGTCTCTGACAACACCGGGTGTCCGGGCGCTGGATCCCGGTGAATTCTCGACGTCCGACGCGTCGTGCGTGACGACGGAGTCCGGAGAGATTTCCACCGCTTCGTCAGCGTCTGCGGTCAAGAAGAGCGTCGAACCGGAGTCCATGAGCAGCCTTACGGTGAAGAAAGATGAGGACGAGGCAGCGGCGGCGGCCACTGCCGCTGGGACAGCGAATGACTCGATGGAGGCAACATGGAAGGCGATCATGGAGAAGTCGCCTCGGGCAGCGGAGGTACCGCCACCGACGGCGTCGTCCGGGCGGGGCTCGAGGCAACCGGTGGCCCCTCCCTCATCTACGGGTCAGGACGAGTTGAACAGGCGATGCGACGATTTCATCAAGAAGAATTACGAGCAGATCCGATTCCTCAGCAGCCGGCGGCTGTAG
- the LOC135631040 gene encoding GEM-like protein 4, with the protein MKNTSRAQAVGVPVQSIRYAAEMCGKSAVVSELKRLCLQPTSYESSQYKQKADAPVDWMRKFSKKADGYLKGIKDHVSLGPKISETVKGKLSLGAKILRAGGVERVFRKNFSVERGEKLLQAFQCYLSTTAGPIAGLLFISTHKIAFRSDRSIRVTSPRGNLVRVPYKVLIPVGRVRRASLCENSQKPNQKYIQIVTVDEFEFWFMGFLSYQRSLNYLRRVISKSQVGVLQ; encoded by the exons ATGAAGAACACAAGCCGTGCTCAAGCTGTAGGCGTTCCTGTTCAGTCGATCAGATATGCAGCCGAAATGTGTGGAAAGTCTGCAGTCGTCTCGGAGCTCAAGAGACTGTGCCTTCAACCCACCTCGTACGAGTCCTCCCAGTACAAACAAA AAGCGGATGCACCTGTTGATTGGATGAGAAAGTTCAGCAAAAAAGCGGACGGCTATCTGAAAGGCATCAAAGATCATG TGAGTTTAGGGCCCAAAATCTCAGAGACTGTGAAGGGAAAATTGAGCTTGGGTGCAAAGATCCTTCGAGCTGGAGGTGTCGAAAGAGTTTTCAGAAAAAATTTCTCAGTCGAAAGAGGAGAAAAGCTGCTGCAGGCATTCCAGTGCTATCTGTCAACCACAGCTGGTCCCATAGCGGGGCTGCTCTTCATTTCAACTCACAAGATCGCCTTCCGCAGTGATAGATCGATCAGAGTTACTTCTCCCAGAGGAAATTTGGTCAGAGTTCCTTACAAG GTTTTGATCCCAGTAGGAAGGGTGAGAAGAGCCAGCCTGTGTGAGAACTCACAGAAGCCTAACCAAAAGTACATCCAGATAGTGACTGTGGATGAGTTTGAGTTCTGGTTCATGGGATTTCTCAGCTATCAGAGATCTTTGAACTACTTGAGAAGAGTGATTTCAAAATCACAAGTAGGAGTTTTGCAGTGA
- the LOC103973765 gene encoding NDR1/HIN1-like protein 6, whose amino-acid sequence MAEQLRIHTVDMHISPSSFTVSEKSGASVSPSTPGGTARLRPPKRRSRCSRCLCWTLLAVIILIVLIAAAAGVAYVVFRLRLPKYSVDHLRVSRFGVNDDDITVGAVFDVAVTATNPNRKIGIYYEEGSELSLWYADERLCTGSFPVFYQGHRNTTVLHVFLTGGTQVGSELLAELQQQQLEGVLPLTFRGDVPVRVKLDKLTLWKVTFNVRCSVVVDSLTTSDDISVRSSSCRFRLKLW is encoded by the coding sequence ATGGCGGAGCAACTTAGAATCCATACGGTGGACATGCATATTTCTCCCTCCAGCTTCACAGTATCGGAGAAGAGCGGCGCGTCGGTGTCGCCGTCGACTCCTGGAGGTACCGCCCGTCTGAGACCGCCGAAGAGGAGGAGCCGCTGCAGCAGGTGTCTGTGCTGGACTCTTCTCGCAGTCATCATCCTCATCGTGctgatcgccgccgccgccggtgtCGCGTACGTCGTGTTCCGCCTAAGGTTGCCCAAGTACTCGGTGGACCACCTCAGGGTCTCCAGATTCGGTGTCAACGACGACGATATAACCGTCGGTGCCGTGTTCGACGTGGCGGTGACGGCAACAAACCCGAACAGGAAGATCGGGATATACTACGAGGAGGGGAGTGAACTGAGCTTGTGGTACGCCGACGAGAGGCTCTGCACCGGGAGCTTTCCGGTGTTCTACCAGGGCCACAGGAACACGACGGTGCTGCATGTTTTCCTCACCGGAGGAACACAAGTAGGGAGCGAGTTGCTCGCGGAACTGCAGCAGCAGCAACTGGAAGGGGTATTACCATTAACCTTCCGAGGCGACGTGCCGGTGAGGGTGAAGCTTGACAAGCTGACGCTGTGGAAGGTGACGTTCAACGTGAGATGCAGTGTGGTGGTGGATAGTTTGACTACCAGCGACGACATCAGCGTTCGATCCAGCAGCTGCAGATTTAGGTTGAAGCTATGGTAA
- the LOC135631695 gene encoding uncharacterized protein LOC135631695 encodes MGILELVLLGGGDKKEEEAEMEGDLAASTPIPNLSSVASLVIRRCSRILLLSVEQLQQSFEDELPDHSNQPTSYARNLVEYCAHKALRVETQRPDHLADKGFSLLTFDMMLAWEAPDTETEFLLDENGFSNCPEVDNDDEGSLFYASVTRLASQIDGKKTVGLEAFAQIVSACALVADPITVHNLFDALTSSSGGRLHFLIYDKYLKRLYKVLKSMKHIYGRPQSFNFSLADGEIILEVDAKSILQHTRISTRPGRLTLTSHALYFEASGIGTSKYDLSKDLKQVVNCELTGPWGARFFDNAIICKSDSVVEPIVFEFSGHSHRDYWFAIIQEVLRANKFIRKYKLKRFQRAESLSKAALGIFRSRAVKEAFHGMPSHFKSILPFNLAEKLPKGDKILEALYNHLELMRIRFQNHDGLVTASYEKQLTGPLSDSLYTLTRMGFLLLKKEDNPEENGVLVGNIHVGETSPLQLAIRESVRYSGRVEEARATLYQVKVEDIDTNLAAIKDLLFPLFEIGKLLHLLAAWEDPFKSRVFLFLILYILYRGWVRYILPCFFLSAAVYMFWHKHHSGGKPIQAFQVTPPPNRNPVELLLMLQEGVSQLQTNVRTGTISLLKLRALLLAAFPKTTQKVAIAMVIVAVGFTLVPFGHILTLVLLEVYTRKMPVRRESSEKLVRRIKEWWNRVPAAPIQIARPEEHNSSR; translated from the exons ATGGGGATTCTTGAACTCGTTCTTCTCGGCGGCGGCgacaagaaggaagaggaggcggagATGGAGGGCGACCTCGCCGCTTCTACTCCCATCCCCAACCTCTCCTCCGTCGCCAGTTTGGTCATCCGTCGGTGCTCCAG GATTCTTCTCCTGTCAGTGGAGCAGCTGCAGCAGTCTTTTGAAGATGAGCTACCTGATCATTCGAATCAACCAACGTCTTATGCTAGGAACCTAGTGGAGTACTGTGCTCACAAGGCTCTTCGTGTGGAAACTCAGCGGCCAGATCATCTGGCTGATAAGGGTTTTTCCCTATTAACTTTTGACATGATGCTTGCATGGGAAGCACCTGATACGGAGACTGAATTCCTACTCGAT GAAAATGGTTTCTCTAACTGTCCAGAAGTTGATAATGACGACGAGGGGTCATTATTTTATGCAAGTGTGACGAGATTGGCTAGTCAG ATTGATGGCAAGAAGACTGTTGGACTGGAAGCTTTTGCCCAAATAGTTTCTGCTTGTGCTTTAGTAGCAGATCCAATCACTGTGCACAATCTCTTTGATGCACTTACTAGCTCTTCAGGTGGCCGACTCCACTTTCTTATATATGACAAGTACCTCAAAAGACTCTACAA GGTTCTGAAATCAATGAAGCATATATATGGACGACCACAGAGTTTCAATTTTAGCCTTGCTGATGGAGAAATTATCTTAGAAGTTGATGCTAAATCTATTCTGCAGCACACCAGAATATCCACAAGGCCTG GAAGGCTGACACTCACCAGCCATGCCCTATATTTTGAAGCATCAGGCATTGGTACGTCCAAATATGACTTGTCCAAGGACTTGAAGCAGGTGGTAAATTGTGAGTTAACTGGGCCATGGGGTGCTCGCTTCTTTGATAACGCCATTATATGCAAGTCGGATTCTGT AGTCGAGCCCATTGTCTTTGAGTTTAGTGGTCATTCCCACAGAGACTACTGGTTTGCAATCATTCAGGAAGTCCTGCGTGCCAATAAATTCATAAGGAAGTACAAACTAAAAAGGTTTCAAAGAGCAGAATCTCTTTCTAAGGCAGCTCTAGGTATCTTTAGATCTCGTGCTGTGAAAGAAGCTTTTCATGGCATGCCCTCACATTTTAAGAGCATACTTCCTTTTAACTTGGCTGAAAAGCTTCCAAAAGGTGACAAGATTTTGGAAGCTCTATATAATCACTTGGAGCTCATGCGGATcagatttcaaaaccatgatggcCTTGTCACTGCATCTTATGAAAAGCAATTAACAGGTCCTTTATCAGATTCATTATATACACTTACAAGAATGGGCTTTTTGTTACTAAAGAAGGAAGATAATCCTGAAGAAAATGGTGTTTTGGTTGGTAATATCCATGTTGGTGAGACAAGTCCACTACAATTGGCCATTAGAGAATCAGTTCGTTACTCTGGCAGAGTTGAAGAAGCACGTGCAACATTATATCAGGTCAAAGTGGAGGATATAGATACAAATTTAGCTGCTATTAAG GATCTACTTTTTCCTTTATTTGAAATTGGCAAACTACTCCATCTTTTAGCTGCATGGGAAGATCCTTTTAAATCAAGAGTCTTTTTGTTTTTGATTCTGTATATCCTTTACAG GGGTTGGGTCAGGTACATCTTGCCATGCTTTTTCTTATCTGCTGCTGTTTACATGTTCTGGCATAAGCACCATAGCGGTGGAAAACCAATTCAAGCATTCCAAGTTACACCTCCTCCTAATCGGAACCCTGTTGAGCTGTTATTGATGTTACAAGAAGGTGTTTCTCAGCTTCAAACAAATGTTCGGACAGGAACCATTTCCCTTCTCAAGCTAAGAGCTCTTCTTTTAGCAGCATTTCCAAAG ACAACCCAGAAAGTTGCTATTGCCATGGTCATTGTGGCAGTAGGATTCACCCTGGTGCCTTTCGGCCACATCCTCACTCTGGTGCTTCTGGAGGTATACACAAGAAAGATGCCAGTGAGGAGAGAGAGCAGTGAGAAGTTGGTGAGGAGGATCAAGGAGTGGTGGAATCGAGTTCCTGCTGCCCCTATCCAAATCGCAAGACCTGAAGAGCACAATAGTTCAAGATGA
- the LOC135631879 gene encoding pyruvate kinase, cytosolic isozyme-like: MANIDIEGILKELPNDGRVPKTKIVCTLGPSSRSVPMLEKLLRAGMNVARFNFSHGTHEYHQETIDNLRIAMQNTQILCAVMLDTKGPEIRTGFLKDGKPIKLKEGQEITITTDYSIKGDENMISMSYKKLPVDLKPGNTILCSDGTITLIVLSCDPEAGTVKCRCQNTATLGERKNVNLPGVVVDLPTLTEKDKEDIMGWGVPNNIDMIAVSFVRKGSDLVTVRQFLGPHAKHIKLMSKVENQEGVINFDEILRETDSFMVARGDLGMEIPVEKIFLAQKMMIYKCNLVGKPVVTATQMLESMIKSPRPTRAEATDVANAVLDGTDCVMLSGESAAGAYPELAVKIMARICIQAESSLDYEAIFKEMIRSAPLPMSPLESLASSAVRTANKAKAKLIVVLTRGGTTAKLVAKYRPSVPILSVVVPVLLTTDSFDWSVSDESPARQSLIYRGLIPLLAEGSVKATDSESTEVILQAALKSAVEQNLCEPGDAVVALHRIGVASVIKICIVK, from the exons ATGGCGAACATCGACATCGAGGGGATCTTGAAGGAGTTGCCGAACGATGGGCGGGTGCCGAAGACGAAGATAGTGTGCACTCTGGGACCGTCGTCGAGGTCGGTGCCGATGCTGGAGAAGCTTTTGAGAGCTGGCATGAATGTTGCCAGGTTCAACTTCTCACATGGGACGCACGAGTACCACCAGGAGACCATTGACAACCTTAGGATCGCCATGCAGAACACACAGATTCTATGTGCCGTCATGCTCGATACGAAG GGCCCTGAGATCCGCACTGGTTTCTTGAAGGATGGCAAACCTATCAAACTTAAGGAGGGACAAGAAATTACAATCACCACTGACTACAGCATCAAGGGCGATGAGAACATGATTTCTATGAGTTACAAAAAGCTCCCTGTAGATCTGAAGCCTGGAAATACTATATTGTGTTCTGATGGTACCATAACGTTGATTGTGCTGTCATGTGACCCAGAGGCTGGAACTGTGAAATGCCGTTGTCAGAACACAGCAACATTAGGTGAGAGGAAGAATGTCAATCTTCCAGGTGTTGTGGTTGATCTTCCCACATTAACAGAGAAAGATAAGGAGGACATCATGGGTTGGGGTGTTCCCAACAATATTGATATGATCGCTGTGTCATTTGTGCGCAAGGGATCAGATCTTGTTACTGTTCGACAATTTCTTGGTCCACATGCCAAACACATCAAGTTAATGTCAAAG GTTGAGAACCAGGAGGGTGTCATAAATTTTGATGAAATCTTGAGGGAGACAGACTCTTTCATGGTTGCTCGAGGTGATCTCGGAATGGAGATACCCGTCGAGAAAATTTTCCTTGCTCAAAAGATGATGATTTACAAATGCAACCTTGTTGGGAAGCCTGTCGTCACTGCCACCCAAATGCTTGAATCCATGATCAAATCCCCCCGCCCAACACGTGCTGAGGCTACAGATGTTGCAAATGCTGTTCTTGATGGCACAGACTGTGTCATGCTCAGTGGTGAAAGTGCAGCAGGTGCCTATCCTGAGTTGGCAGTGAAGATTATGGCTCGTATTTGTATTCAGGCTGAGTCCTCGCTAGACTACGAAGCAATTTTCAAGGAGATGATAAGATCTGCACCTCTTCCCATGAGCCCACTGGAAAGTCTTGCGTCATCAGCTGTCAGGACAGCCAACAAGGCTAAGGCCAAGTTAATCGTTGTCCTGACTCGTGGTGGCACTACAGCCAAATTGGTGGCCAAATATCGACCTAGTGTTCCAATTCTTTCAGTTGTTGTCCCTGTGCTGCTGACCACAGACTCATTCGATTGGTCTGTCAGTGATGAATCACCTGCAAGGCAAAGCCTCATTTATAGAGGATTGATACCGTTACTGGCTGAGGGTTCCGTCAAGGCTACAGATTCTGAGTCGACAGAGGTGATCCTTCAGGCTGCACTCAAGTCAGCAGTGGAGCAGAACCTATGTGAGCCAGGTGATGCTGTTGTTGCACTCCACCGCATTGGCGTTGCCTCTGTTATAAAGATCTGCATTGTGAAATGA